In one window of candidate division KSB1 bacterium DNA:
- a CDS encoding serine/threonine-protein phosphatase, producing the protein MKKNKKTQITAGAHSDVGNLRAANEDSFYISEDESLIIVCDGMGGQVAGGLASKIAVETVKDIYLNVKQDKIDKLFPDLDESLTGTARRLVAAVRLANRRIFKTAIKFPKLRGMGTTVAAITFDSSLATMVHVGDSRILRLSDNKILQLTEDHSWLNELIEDDEIDEEDIEAFSKKNVITRALGSSPAIKIDIHCEKYKKDDMYILATDGMHNAIPQEEIKKLIYKSKNGVLEKVAKFLTESAKAIDGSDNITVALAKVTKDSYNKKVLGASKTIFEEDDRTRANENKFIAERYGEPKMVWGRFQMSVNTPQRLFIASLVVFFLTLGVYFTQVRSFSNPKTPPVESNQNEKSRKNKISNVAAQTPPTRQAVIPNLAIHRSKVNENAVMAFVFFNSKKDFENAKLEQRGTLLNTFQPYLNKGEDAQGENLSIFLFDESGNVVQKSSIQLPEIQDE; encoded by the coding sequence ATGAAAAAAAACAAAAAAACACAAATCACGGCCGGTGCACACAGCGATGTCGGTAATTTGCGAGCTGCAAATGAGGACAGTTTTTATATTTCAGAGGATGAAAGCTTAATTATCGTGTGCGACGGTATGGGCGGCCAGGTTGCCGGAGGGCTGGCCAGCAAAATAGCGGTAGAAACGGTAAAGGACATCTATCTGAATGTTAAGCAAGACAAGATAGACAAACTTTTTCCCGACCTGGATGAATCGCTAACCGGCACCGCACGGCGGTTGGTGGCTGCAGTGAGATTAGCAAACCGAAGAATTTTCAAAACAGCCATTAAATTTCCAAAATTGCGTGGAATGGGGACAACGGTCGCTGCCATTACTTTTGACAGCAGCCTGGCTACTATGGTTCATGTCGGGGACAGCCGCATTTTGCGGTTGAGCGATAACAAAATACTGCAACTGACCGAAGATCACTCCTGGCTAAACGAGTTGATCGAAGACGATGAAATTGATGAAGAAGATATAGAGGCTTTTTCAAAGAAGAATGTTATCACCAGGGCATTGGGAAGCAGTCCGGCAATTAAAATAGACATCCATTGTGAAAAGTACAAAAAAGATGACATGTATATTTTAGCAACCGACGGCATGCACAACGCCATTCCTCAGGAAGAAATTAAAAAGCTCATTTACAAAAGTAAAAATGGCGTTTTAGAGAAAGTAGCTAAATTTTTAACCGAAAGCGCAAAAGCAATCGATGGTTCTGACAATATAACCGTCGCGCTCGCGAAAGTGACTAAAGATAGTTATAACAAAAAAGTTCTCGGCGCCTCTAAAACAATATTCGAGGAAGATGACAGAACCCGGGCAAACGAGAATAAATTTATCGCTGAAAGGTACGGCGAGCCCAAAATGGTATGGGGGAGATTTCAAATGTCGGTAAACACACCGCAAAGATTATTTATTGCATCTTTGGTTGTCTTTTTTTTAACGCTTGGGGTCTATTTTACACAAGTTCGTTCCTTCAGTAATCCGAAAACTCCTCCGGTTGAATCTAACCAAAATGAAAAATCCAGAAAGAATAAAATAAGCAACGTAGCTGCACAAACTCCACCGACCAGGCAGGCCGTCATCCCCAATTTAGCAATTCATCGTTCAAAAGTTAATGAAAATGCCGTAATGGCGTTTGTCTTTTTTAATAGTAAAAAAGATTTCGAGAACGCAAAGCTCGAGCAAAGAGGAACCTTATTAAATACATTCCAGCCATATTTGAATAAAG